From Hippoglossus stenolepis isolate QCI-W04-F060 chromosome 6, HSTE1.2, whole genome shotgun sequence, a single genomic window includes:
- the usp19 gene encoding ubiquitin carboxyl-terminal hydrolase 19 isoform X5 — protein MASSGGTGMAGSETAGRRGGAQQRGGSGRDGCSDLSSSTSKKKQKDRANQESREAKRAAAAAAAVVDGVIAEVKKDVFVDWKQNVNEVTVRLRCGEGVQRVEDINTTFTDTHCHVCFPDGRQWSCQLQEEIEASCSRVQYKEKGGFLHVIMHKKIPFHIWPSLKSNKKEKEAAPTETKNDKELEIMPVALESSETHKLSSLQPQLHPLPPSLPAHSESRLGGGKTERGVKRCMKNKPACDKATVDTVGVKCEAGDGSATTNKPVTITRGEQQPQEPSAKRTIVHQPKTTNEATASADNGAQSIKSDGKASHTHLPAGRSPQTQRRDVDNRAERLGDGQEQKAGAAVAAPSHTNNTQVEEKRNQSSDRSGATAHGHENQPAAPVSTSDCLKPDCFNNEVEPEEKPEKSPVEQESEQESEKESEQETPIRLQLGSRETEPVPTVDMAAKRDQSPGDAQRQGSCDGEEKRDQSKEEPSLEIKQQEAPEPMVNLQLVKSDSYEKGTDLMVVNVYMKGICRETAKVIFREQDFTLIFQTCDANFLRLNSDCGANTVFKWQVKLRNLIQPEQCSYSFTPSRLDITLKKRHSQRWGGLEAPAPQGAVGGAKVAVPSSPACMDKSQPGSSQHSLPTKEEPPRVGEEKPKASSRMEDGGLDTVAPRTVSEHVAITKPEPTVTTPKPTCMVQPMTHAPPASNERHEEEEEKKVCLPGFTGLVNLGNTCFMNSVIQSLSNTRELRDYFHDRAFEAEINCSNPLGTGGRLAIGFAVLLRALWKGTHHAFQPSKLKAIVASKASQFTGYAQHDAQEFMAFLLDGLHEDLNRIQNKPYTETVDSDGRLDEVRVVAEEAWQRHKMRNDSFIVDLFQGQFKSKLVCPTCSKVSITFDPFLYLPVPLPQKQKVLSVFYFAKEPHKKPIKFLVSVSKENSSTFEVLESISRSVRVKPENLRLAEVGKNRFHRMFLPSHSLDTVSSSDMLFCFEVLSKELAKERVVLLRVQQKLQVPNIPISKCAACLKPPVSEEDKLKRCTRCYRVGYCNQVCQRNHWPNHKGLCRPNTEHVGLPFLASVPESRLSYARLTQLLEGYSRFSVNVFQPPFQSGRTSPESSQCRADLPPMPAASSDGVGSGDEAMGGSSPVGAGDVELESPSLLPESQAEFGLASAPHSVEAESLSSSQTSLSTTRTSDSGFSEPVTTTSCCSLDPHAEKETSCEKAVRPEAAVTGYQQPSETASGHASQFYISLLDSNNKEQRLDEKEDLLADLPEDVTLELVWKNNERLKEYVLVSSKELDYEEDPGSLSETARAGHFTLEQCLNLFTKPEVLAPEEAWYCPKCQQHREASKQLLLWRLPNVLIIQLKRFSFRSFIWRDKINDMVDFPVRNLDLSKFCIGQKDEMQQPPIYDLYAVINHYGGMIGGHYTAYARLPSDKNSQRSDVGWRLFDDSTVTMVEESQVVTRYAYVLFYRRRNSPVERPPRFHRPVGAESPSAAGATASQASGQSLFGTDLDPEGPPMLNPDVPSDLFGHSGECTAPSYSNMEEVD, from the exons ATGGCCAGCAGCGGTGGGACCGGCATGGCTGGTTCCGAGACAGCGGGCCGTCGCGGTGGGGctcagcagagaggaggcagcgGCCGGGACGGCTGCTCGGACCTGTCCTCTAGTACCAGTAAGAAAAAGCAGAAGGACAGAGCCAAccaggagagcagagaggccAAGAGGgcagctgcagccgctgcagcagTAGTAGATGGGGTCATTGCAGAAGTCAAGAAAG atgtgtttgtggACTGGAAGCAGAATGTTAATGAAGTTACTGTCAGGCTGCGCTGTGGGGAGGGGGTGCAGAGGGTAGAGGACATCAACACCACTTTCACCGATACACACTGCCACGTGTGCTTCCCTG atggacgacagtgGAGTTGCCAGTTGCAGGAGGAAATTGAGGCCTCGTGTAGCAGAGTCCAGTACAAGGAGAAGGGAGGTTTCCTGCATGTCATCATGCACAAGAAGATTCCCTTTCACATCTGGCCATCGCTTAAG TCAaacaagaaggagaaggaggcagCACCTACCGAGACCAAAAATGACAAGGAGCTGGAGATAATGCCTGTCGCCTTGGAGtcatcagagacacacaaactgtcctCCCTGCAGCCACAACTTCATCCCTTACCTCCCTCCTTGCCTGCACACAGCGAATCAAGACTTGGCGGTGGAAAAACTGAGCGGGGTGTCAAGCgctgcatgaaaaacaaaccagcgTGTGACAAGGCCACTGTGGACACTGTAGGGGTGAAATGTGAAGCCGGAGATGGCTCAGCCACCACCAACAAGCCTGTGACCATCACGAGAGGTGAGCAGCAGCCTCAGGAACCCAGTGCCAAGCGCACCATTGTACACCAACCCAAGACCACTAACGAGGCCACAGCATCTGCTGACAATGGCGCACAATCCATCAAGTCTGATGGtaaagcttcacacacacacctgcccgCTGGTCGGAGCCCACAGACACAACGCAGGGATGTAGataacagagcagagagactcGGGGATGGTCAGGAGCAGAAAGCTGGAGCTGCTGTCGCGGCTCCCAGCCATACCAACAACACTCAG GTGGAGGAGAAACGAAACCAGTCGTCAGACAGGTCTGGAGCAACAGCACATGGCCATGAAAACCAACCAGCAGCTCCTGTCAGCACCAGTGACTGTCTAAAACCTGACTGCTTCAACAATGAAGTGGAACCAGAGGAAAAGCCAGAGAAAAGTCCTGTTGAGCAGGAATCGGAGCAGGAATCGGAGAAGGAATCGGAGCAGGAAACTCCGATCCGCCTGCAGCTCGGATCAAGAGAGACGGAACCCGTACCAACTGTTGACATGGCTGCCAAACGAGACCAGTCACCCGGTGATGCCCAGAGGCAGGGCAGCTGTGacggagaggagaagagggaccAGTCGAAGGAGGAGCCCTCGCTGGAAATTAAGCAACAGGAAG CCCCAGAGCCAATGGTTAACCTCCAATTGGTGAAGAGTGATTCGTATGAGAAGGGCACTGATCTGATGGTGGTTAATGTCTACATGAAGGGAATCTGCAGGGAAACAGCCAAGGTCATCTTCAGGGAACAGGACTTCACCCTCATCTTCCAGACATG TGATGCTAATTTTCTGCGGCTTAATTCCGACTGTGGAGCCAACACAGTTTTCAAGTGGCAAGTCAAACTCAG GAACCTAATCCAGCCTGAGCAGTGCAGCTACTCGTTCACCCCGTCCCGGCTGGACATCACTCTGAAGAAGAGACACAGCCAGCGCTGGGGGGGTCTGGAGGCCCCTGCTCCACAAG GTGCAGTGGGTGGCGCCAAAGTTGCTGTGCCCTCCAGCCCGGCCTGCATGGACAAAAGCCAGCCAGGCAGCAGCCAGCACAGCCTCCCAACCAAGGAGGAGCCGCCGAGGGTCGGGGAGGAGAAACCCAAGGCCTCGTCCAGAATGGAGGATGGTGGTCTGGATACCGTGGCTCCTCGCACAGTCTCGGAGCATGTTGCTATTACCAAGCCAGAGCCCACGGTTACTACG CCCAAGCCTACCTGCATGGTGCAGCCTATGACACATGCACCTCCTGCTAGCAATGAGCggcatgaggaagaggaggagaagaaggtgtGCCTGCCTGGTTTTACAGGACTGGTCAACCTTGGCAACACCTGCTTCATGAACAGTGTTATCCAATCCCTGTCCAACACCAGAGAACTCAGGGATTACTTCCATG ATCGAGCATTTGAGGCAGAAATCAACTGCAGTAATCCGCTGGGAACAGGAGGCAGGCTAGCCATTGGCTTTGCAGTGCTGCTCAGGGCCCTTTGGAAAGGAACACACCATGCCTTCCAACCCTCAAAGCTCAAG GCGATTGTTGCCAGCAAAGCCAGTCAGTTTACGGGTTACGCCCAGCACGATGCTCAGGAGTTCATGGCTTTCTTGCTGGATGGGCTCCACGAGGACTTGAACCGCATCCAGAATAAGCCATATACAGAGACGGTCGACTCTGACGGACGTCTGGACGAAGTACGT GTGGTGGCAGAAGAGGCATGGCAGAGGCACAAGATGAGGAACGACTCCTTTATAGTTGATCTTTTCCAAGGCCAGTTCAAATCCAAGCTGGTTTGCCCCACATGCTCCAAG GTGTCAATCACCTTTGACCCCTTCCTCTACCTCCCAGTCCCATTGCCGCAGAAACAAAAGGTGCTGTCCGTTTTCTACTTTGCTAAGGAACCACATAAAAAACCTATCAAG tttttggTTAGTGTGAGCAAGGAGAACTCCAGCACTTTTGAAGTCCTGGAATCCATTTCCAGGAGCGTGAGGGTCAAACCAGAGAACCTGAGATTGGCAGAG GTTGGGAAGAACCGCTTCCACCGCATGTTCCTGCCGTCCCATTCCCTGGACACGGTGTCCTCTTCTGACATGCTGTTCTGCTTTGAGGTGCTATCCAAAGAGCTGGCCAAAGAGAGAGTGGTTTTGCTCAGAGTACAACAG AAACTCCAGGTCCCTAATATCCCCATCTCAAAGTGTGCTGCCTGCCTGAAGCCTCCAGTGTCTGAGGAGGACAAACTGAAGCGGTGCACTCGCTGCTATCGTGTGGGCTACTGCAATCA AGTATGTCAGAGGAACCACTGGCCCAATCACAAGGGTCTCTGTCGACCCAACACGGAGCATGTGGGCCTGCCCTTCCTGGCCAGCGTGCCAGAGTCTCGACTGTCCTATGCCCGCCTCACTCAGCTTCTAGAGGGCTACTCCAG ATTTTCCGTCAACGTGTTTCAGCCTCCTTTCCAGTCAGGCAGGACATCCCCTGAGTCATCCCAGTGCAGAGCAGACCTCCCCCCAATGCCAGCGGCCTCATCTGATGGTGTTGGGTCTGGGGATGAAGCCATGGGTGGGAGCAGTCCTGTAGGAGCAGGTGACGTGGAGCTGGAGAGCCCCTCTCTGCTGCCTGAATCCCAGGCAGAGTTCGGCCTTGCCTCAGCCCCCCACTCTGTGGAGGCAGAGTCCCTCTCGTCCTCCCAGACCTCTCTCTCCACCACGCGAACCTCAGATTCAGGATTCTCTGAGCCAGTCACTAcaacttcctgctgctctctggacCCTCATGCTGAAAAAGAGACGTCGTGTGAGAAGGCCGTGCGGCCAGAAG CTGCAGTAACGGGGTACCAGCAACCAAGTGAGACAGCATCAGGTCATGCCAGTCAGTTCTACATCTCTCTGCTGGACTCTAACAACAAAGAACAGAGGCTGGATGAGAAAG AGGACTTGCTCGCTGACCTCCCTGAAGACGTGACCTTGGAGCTGGTATGGAAAAACAACGAACGCCTGAAGGAGTACGTGCTGGTGAGCTCTAAGGAGCTGGACTACGAGGAGGATCCCGGCTCTCTGAGTGAGACAGCGAGAGCTGGACACTTCACCCTGGAGCAGTGCCTTAACCTCTTTACCAAGCCTGAGGTGCTGGCACCAGAGGAGGCATG gtACTGTCCAAAATGCCAGCAGCACCGTGAGGCctccaaacagctgctgctgtggcgtCTGCCCAACGTTCTGATCATCCAGCTCAAACGCTTCTCCTTCAGGAGCTTCATCTGGAGGGATAAGATCAATGACATGGTGGACTTCCCCGTCAG GAATCTGGACCTGAGTAAGTTCTGTATAGGGCAGAAGGATGAGATGCAACAACCTCCTATCTATGACTTATATGCAGTCATCAACCACTACGGTGGAATGATAGGTGGCCACTACACAGCCTACGCTCGCCTGCCAAGCGACAAGAACAGCCAGCGCAGTGATGTTG GCTGGCGTCTGTTCGATGACAGCACTGTGACAATGGTGGAGGAGAGTCAGGTGGTGACACGCTACGCCTACGTCCTGTTCTACCGGCGACGCAACTCCCCTGTGGAGAGGCCACCACGCTTCCACCGGCCCGTTGGAGCCGAGTCGCCCTCCGCTGCAGGAGCTACTGCCAGCCAG GCTTCTGGTCAGTCACTGTTTGGGACTGACCTGGATCCCGAAGGACCCCCCATGCTGAACCCAGATGTTCCCTCTGACCTCTTCGGCCACTCCGGAGAGTGTACGGCGCCATCCTAcagcaacatggaggaggtggactAG
- the usp19 gene encoding ubiquitin carboxyl-terminal hydrolase 19 isoform X6 — MASSGGTGMAGSETAGRRGGAQQRGGSGRDGCSDLSSSTSKKKQKDRANQESREAKRAAAAAAAVVDGVIAEVKKDVFVDWKQNVNEVTVRLRCGEGVQRVEDINTTFTDTHCHVCFPDGRQWSCQLQEEIEASCSRVQYKEKGGFLHVIMHKKIPFHIWPSLKSNKKEKEAAPTETKNDKELEIMPVALESSETHKLSSLQPQLHPLPPSLPAHSESRLGGGKTERGVKRCMKNKPACDKATVDTVGVKCEAGDGSATTNKPVTITRGEQQPQEPSAKRTIVHQPKTTNEATASADNGAQSIKSDGKASHTHLPAGRSPQTQRRDVDNRAERLGDGQEQKAGAAVAAPSHTNNTQVEEKRNQSSDRSGATAHGHENQPAAPVSTSDCLKPDCFNNEVEPEEKPEKSPVEQESEQESEKESEQETPIRLQLGSRETEPVPTVDMAAKRDQSPGDAQRQGSCDGEEKRDQSKEEPSLEIKQQEAPEPMVNLQLVKSDSYEKGTDLMVVNVYMKGICRETAKVIFREQDFTLIFQTCDANFLRLNSDCGANTVFKWQVKLRNLIQPEQCSYSFTPSRLDITLKKRHSQRWGGLEAPAPQVGGAKVAVPSSPACMDKSQPGSSQHSLPTKEEPPRVGEEKPKASSRMEDGGLDTVAPRTVSEHVAITKPEPTVTTPKPTCMVQPMTHAPPASNERHEEEEEKKVCLPGFTGLVNLGNTCFMNSVIQSLSNTRELRDYFHDRAFEAEINCSNPLGTGGRLAIGFAVLLRALWKGTHHAFQPSKLKAIVASKASQFTGYAQHDAQEFMAFLLDGLHEDLNRIQNKPYTETVDSDGRLDEVVAEEAWQRHKMRNDSFIVDLFQGQFKSKLVCPTCSKVSITFDPFLYLPVPLPQKQKVLSVFYFAKEPHKKPIKFLVSVSKENSSTFEVLESISRSVRVKPENLRLAEVGKNRFHRMFLPSHSLDTVSSSDMLFCFEVLSKELAKERVVLLRVQQKLQVPNIPISKCAACLKPPVSEEDKLKRCTRCYRVGYCNQVCQRNHWPNHKGLCRPNTEHVGLPFLASVPESRLSYARLTQLLEGYSRFSVNVFQPPFQSGRTSPESSQCRADLPPMPAASSDGVGSGDEAMGGSSPVGAGDVELESPSLLPESQAEFGLASAPHSVEAESLSSSQTSLSTTRTSDSGFSEPVTTTSCCSLDPHAEKETSCEKAVRPEAAVTGYQQPSETASGHASQFYISLLDSNNKEQRLDEKEDLLADLPEDVTLELVWKNNERLKEYVLVSSKELDYEEDPGSLSETARAGHFTLEQCLNLFTKPEVLAPEEAWYCPKCQQHREASKQLLLWRLPNVLIIQLKRFSFRSFIWRDKINDMVDFPVRNLDLSKFCIGQKDEMQQPPIYDLYAVINHYGGMIGGHYTAYARLPSDKNSQRSDVGWRLFDDSTVTMVEESQVVTRYAYVLFYRRRNSPVERPPRFHRPVGAESPSAAGATASQASGQSLFGTDLDPEGPPMLNPDVPSDLFGHSGECTAPSYSNMEEVD; from the exons ATGGCCAGCAGCGGTGGGACCGGCATGGCTGGTTCCGAGACAGCGGGCCGTCGCGGTGGGGctcagcagagaggaggcagcgGCCGGGACGGCTGCTCGGACCTGTCCTCTAGTACCAGTAAGAAAAAGCAGAAGGACAGAGCCAAccaggagagcagagaggccAAGAGGgcagctgcagccgctgcagcagTAGTAGATGGGGTCATTGCAGAAGTCAAGAAAG atgtgtttgtggACTGGAAGCAGAATGTTAATGAAGTTACTGTCAGGCTGCGCTGTGGGGAGGGGGTGCAGAGGGTAGAGGACATCAACACCACTTTCACCGATACACACTGCCACGTGTGCTTCCCTG atggacgacagtgGAGTTGCCAGTTGCAGGAGGAAATTGAGGCCTCGTGTAGCAGAGTCCAGTACAAGGAGAAGGGAGGTTTCCTGCATGTCATCATGCACAAGAAGATTCCCTTTCACATCTGGCCATCGCTTAAG TCAaacaagaaggagaaggaggcagCACCTACCGAGACCAAAAATGACAAGGAGCTGGAGATAATGCCTGTCGCCTTGGAGtcatcagagacacacaaactgtcctCCCTGCAGCCACAACTTCATCCCTTACCTCCCTCCTTGCCTGCACACAGCGAATCAAGACTTGGCGGTGGAAAAACTGAGCGGGGTGTCAAGCgctgcatgaaaaacaaaccagcgTGTGACAAGGCCACTGTGGACACTGTAGGGGTGAAATGTGAAGCCGGAGATGGCTCAGCCACCACCAACAAGCCTGTGACCATCACGAGAGGTGAGCAGCAGCCTCAGGAACCCAGTGCCAAGCGCACCATTGTACACCAACCCAAGACCACTAACGAGGCCACAGCATCTGCTGACAATGGCGCACAATCCATCAAGTCTGATGGtaaagcttcacacacacacctgcccgCTGGTCGGAGCCCACAGACACAACGCAGGGATGTAGataacagagcagagagactcGGGGATGGTCAGGAGCAGAAAGCTGGAGCTGCTGTCGCGGCTCCCAGCCATACCAACAACACTCAG GTGGAGGAGAAACGAAACCAGTCGTCAGACAGGTCTGGAGCAACAGCACATGGCCATGAAAACCAACCAGCAGCTCCTGTCAGCACCAGTGACTGTCTAAAACCTGACTGCTTCAACAATGAAGTGGAACCAGAGGAAAAGCCAGAGAAAAGTCCTGTTGAGCAGGAATCGGAGCAGGAATCGGAGAAGGAATCGGAGCAGGAAACTCCGATCCGCCTGCAGCTCGGATCAAGAGAGACGGAACCCGTACCAACTGTTGACATGGCTGCCAAACGAGACCAGTCACCCGGTGATGCCCAGAGGCAGGGCAGCTGTGacggagaggagaagagggaccAGTCGAAGGAGGAGCCCTCGCTGGAAATTAAGCAACAGGAAG CCCCAGAGCCAATGGTTAACCTCCAATTGGTGAAGAGTGATTCGTATGAGAAGGGCACTGATCTGATGGTGGTTAATGTCTACATGAAGGGAATCTGCAGGGAAACAGCCAAGGTCATCTTCAGGGAACAGGACTTCACCCTCATCTTCCAGACATG TGATGCTAATTTTCTGCGGCTTAATTCCGACTGTGGAGCCAACACAGTTTTCAAGTGGCAAGTCAAACTCAG GAACCTAATCCAGCCTGAGCAGTGCAGCTACTCGTTCACCCCGTCCCGGCTGGACATCACTCTGAAGAAGAGACACAGCCAGCGCTGGGGGGGTCTGGAGGCCCCTGCTCCACAAG TGGGTGGCGCCAAAGTTGCTGTGCCCTCCAGCCCGGCCTGCATGGACAAAAGCCAGCCAGGCAGCAGCCAGCACAGCCTCCCAACCAAGGAGGAGCCGCCGAGGGTCGGGGAGGAGAAACCCAAGGCCTCGTCCAGAATGGAGGATGGTGGTCTGGATACCGTGGCTCCTCGCACAGTCTCGGAGCATGTTGCTATTACCAAGCCAGAGCCCACGGTTACTACG CCCAAGCCTACCTGCATGGTGCAGCCTATGACACATGCACCTCCTGCTAGCAATGAGCggcatgaggaagaggaggagaagaaggtgtGCCTGCCTGGTTTTACAGGACTGGTCAACCTTGGCAACACCTGCTTCATGAACAGTGTTATCCAATCCCTGTCCAACACCAGAGAACTCAGGGATTACTTCCATG ATCGAGCATTTGAGGCAGAAATCAACTGCAGTAATCCGCTGGGAACAGGAGGCAGGCTAGCCATTGGCTTTGCAGTGCTGCTCAGGGCCCTTTGGAAAGGAACACACCATGCCTTCCAACCCTCAAAGCTCAAG GCGATTGTTGCCAGCAAAGCCAGTCAGTTTACGGGTTACGCCCAGCACGATGCTCAGGAGTTCATGGCTTTCTTGCTGGATGGGCTCCACGAGGACTTGAACCGCATCCAGAATAAGCCATATACAGAGACGGTCGACTCTGACGGACGTCTGGACGAA GTGGTGGCAGAAGAGGCATGGCAGAGGCACAAGATGAGGAACGACTCCTTTATAGTTGATCTTTTCCAAGGCCAGTTCAAATCCAAGCTGGTTTGCCCCACATGCTCCAAG GTGTCAATCACCTTTGACCCCTTCCTCTACCTCCCAGTCCCATTGCCGCAGAAACAAAAGGTGCTGTCCGTTTTCTACTTTGCTAAGGAACCACATAAAAAACCTATCAAG tttttggTTAGTGTGAGCAAGGAGAACTCCAGCACTTTTGAAGTCCTGGAATCCATTTCCAGGAGCGTGAGGGTCAAACCAGAGAACCTGAGATTGGCAGAG GTTGGGAAGAACCGCTTCCACCGCATGTTCCTGCCGTCCCATTCCCTGGACACGGTGTCCTCTTCTGACATGCTGTTCTGCTTTGAGGTGCTATCCAAAGAGCTGGCCAAAGAGAGAGTGGTTTTGCTCAGAGTACAACAG AAACTCCAGGTCCCTAATATCCCCATCTCAAAGTGTGCTGCCTGCCTGAAGCCTCCAGTGTCTGAGGAGGACAAACTGAAGCGGTGCACTCGCTGCTATCGTGTGGGCTACTGCAATCA AGTATGTCAGAGGAACCACTGGCCCAATCACAAGGGTCTCTGTCGACCCAACACGGAGCATGTGGGCCTGCCCTTCCTGGCCAGCGTGCCAGAGTCTCGACTGTCCTATGCCCGCCTCACTCAGCTTCTAGAGGGCTACTCCAG ATTTTCCGTCAACGTGTTTCAGCCTCCTTTCCAGTCAGGCAGGACATCCCCTGAGTCATCCCAGTGCAGAGCAGACCTCCCCCCAATGCCAGCGGCCTCATCTGATGGTGTTGGGTCTGGGGATGAAGCCATGGGTGGGAGCAGTCCTGTAGGAGCAGGTGACGTGGAGCTGGAGAGCCCCTCTCTGCTGCCTGAATCCCAGGCAGAGTTCGGCCTTGCCTCAGCCCCCCACTCTGTGGAGGCAGAGTCCCTCTCGTCCTCCCAGACCTCTCTCTCCACCACGCGAACCTCAGATTCAGGATTCTCTGAGCCAGTCACTAcaacttcctgctgctctctggacCCTCATGCTGAAAAAGAGACGTCGTGTGAGAAGGCCGTGCGGCCAGAAG CTGCAGTAACGGGGTACCAGCAACCAAGTGAGACAGCATCAGGTCATGCCAGTCAGTTCTACATCTCTCTGCTGGACTCTAACAACAAAGAACAGAGGCTGGATGAGAAAG AGGACTTGCTCGCTGACCTCCCTGAAGACGTGACCTTGGAGCTGGTATGGAAAAACAACGAACGCCTGAAGGAGTACGTGCTGGTGAGCTCTAAGGAGCTGGACTACGAGGAGGATCCCGGCTCTCTGAGTGAGACAGCGAGAGCTGGACACTTCACCCTGGAGCAGTGCCTTAACCTCTTTACCAAGCCTGAGGTGCTGGCACCAGAGGAGGCATG gtACTGTCCAAAATGCCAGCAGCACCGTGAGGCctccaaacagctgctgctgtggcgtCTGCCCAACGTTCTGATCATCCAGCTCAAACGCTTCTCCTTCAGGAGCTTCATCTGGAGGGATAAGATCAATGACATGGTGGACTTCCCCGTCAG GAATCTGGACCTGAGTAAGTTCTGTATAGGGCAGAAGGATGAGATGCAACAACCTCCTATCTATGACTTATATGCAGTCATCAACCACTACGGTGGAATGATAGGTGGCCACTACACAGCCTACGCTCGCCTGCCAAGCGACAAGAACAGCCAGCGCAGTGATGTTG GCTGGCGTCTGTTCGATGACAGCACTGTGACAATGGTGGAGGAGAGTCAGGTGGTGACACGCTACGCCTACGTCCTGTTCTACCGGCGACGCAACTCCCCTGTGGAGAGGCCACCACGCTTCCACCGGCCCGTTGGAGCCGAGTCGCCCTCCGCTGCAGGAGCTACTGCCAGCCAG GCTTCTGGTCAGTCACTGTTTGGGACTGACCTGGATCCCGAAGGACCCCCCATGCTGAACCCAGATGTTCCCTCTGACCTCTTCGGCCACTCCGGAGAGTGTACGGCGCCATCCTAcagcaacatggaggaggtggactAG